Proteins found in one Aquibium microcysteis genomic segment:
- a CDS encoding ABC transporter permease, which produces MTTRLSPALIAIAALVYVFLVGPLIIVIGASLSDTTYLTFPPQGLSLRWFENIFEITAFRRTIVTSLQLAFLSTGLALLIGIPAAYALNRYRIQLPSWLSTVFVLPILVPEIVLGFSLLKSVAVGASVPIFVSLLIGHTLLVLPYCVRVISASLASFDFSIEEAAISLGSPPARTFFTIVLPNVRAGVIAAFILAFITSINDVSTSLFLTGPGISTLPIQILAHVEQFFDPTIASVSVLLMFLTVAVMAIVERTLGLTFLAK; this is translated from the coding sequence ATGACCACGCGCCTCTCCCCTGCCCTCATCGCCATTGCGGCGCTGGTCTACGTCTTCCTGGTCGGACCGCTCATCATCGTGATCGGCGCCTCGCTCAGCGACACGACCTACCTGACCTTCCCGCCGCAGGGCCTGTCGCTGCGCTGGTTCGAGAACATCTTTGAGATCACCGCCTTCCGGCGCACCATCGTCACCAGCCTGCAGCTGGCCTTCCTGTCGACGGGGCTCGCGCTGCTGATCGGCATTCCGGCGGCCTATGCGCTGAACCGCTACCGCATCCAGCTGCCGTCCTGGCTGTCGACGGTCTTCGTGCTGCCGATCCTGGTGCCGGAGATCGTGCTCGGCTTCTCGCTCCTGAAATCGGTCGCCGTCGGCGCCTCGGTCCCGATCTTCGTGTCGCTGCTGATCGGCCACACCCTGCTCGTGCTGCCCTATTGCGTGCGGGTGATCTCGGCCAGCCTCGCCTCCTTCGACTTCTCCATCGAGGAGGCGGCGATCAGCCTCGGCAGCCCGCCCGCGAGGACCTTCTTCACCATCGTGCTGCCCAACGTCCGGGCCGGCGTGATCGCGGCCTTCATCCTGGCCTTCATCACCTCGATCAACGACGTCTCGACGTCGCTGTTCCTCACCGGCCCGGGCATCTCGACCCTGCCGATCCAGATCCTCGCCCATGTCGAGCAGTTCTTCGACCCCACCATCGCGTCGGTGTCGGTGCTCCTGATGTTCCTCACCGTCGCCGTCATGGCGATCGTGGAGCGCACGCTCGGCCTCACCTTCCTCGCCAAGTGA
- a CDS encoding ABC transporter permease, giving the protein MLKRYTGWTLALPATLLVALFLVLPVAATIGTTFVDTKGVLAPYTSFFASGFRRTVLWRTLEISLVTTAIALVLGFLTAYVVARAPGRLKSILIIAAVFPLLTGVVVRSFAWLIILGKNGILNNVLVGIGVTDEPFSMLYTQGSVIVAMVYLFTPLMILTLVGVLENIPEDVIQASASLGASPSATFRQVIFPLAVPGLIVGAVLVFTGSFTSYATPQLLGGERQMMMGTFLYQRAMVNFDWVGASTIAAIMVVITVAVVLAMTRIARRLNPMTT; this is encoded by the coding sequence ATGCTCAAGCGATACACCGGCTGGACGCTCGCCCTGCCCGCGACGCTTCTCGTGGCGCTGTTCCTCGTCCTTCCGGTCGCAGCCACCATCGGCACCACCTTCGTCGACACGAAGGGCGTGCTGGCGCCCTACACCTCCTTCTTTGCCAGCGGCTTCCGCCGCACCGTCCTCTGGCGCACGCTGGAAATCTCGCTGGTCACCACCGCGATCGCCCTGGTGCTCGGCTTCCTCACGGCCTACGTCGTCGCACGCGCGCCCGGGCGGCTGAAGAGCATTCTGATCATCGCGGCCGTCTTCCCGCTGCTCACCGGCGTGGTGGTGCGCTCCTTCGCCTGGCTGATCATCCTGGGCAAGAACGGCATCCTCAACAATGTCCTGGTCGGCATCGGCGTCACCGACGAGCCCTTCTCCATGCTCTACACGCAAGGGTCGGTCATCGTGGCGATGGTCTATCTGTTCACGCCGCTGATGATCCTGACGCTGGTCGGCGTGCTGGAGAACATTCCCGAGGACGTGATCCAGGCGTCGGCCTCGCTCGGCGCCTCGCCTTCCGCCACCTTCCGGCAGGTGATCTTTCCCCTCGCGGTGCCCGGGCTCATCGTCGGCGCCGTGCTCGTCTTCACCGGCTCCTTCACCTCCTACGCGACCCCGCAGCTTCTCGGCGGCGAGCGGCAGATGATGATGGGGACCTTCCTCTACCAGCGCGCCATGGTCAATTTCGACTGGGTCGGCGCATCCACCATCGCCGCGATCATGGTCGTCATCACCGTCGCGGTGGTGCTCGCCATGACCCGCATCGCCAGACGCCTGAACCCGATGACCACATGA
- a CDS encoding ABC transporter substrate-binding protein produces the protein MTNAHYRSLAGAACVAAMLAAAPAVAQDKTLTISWWGFNGEKLNQFIVQPFQEKCGCTLVFETGNNADRLNKIKIRGGEGVDVAYFTDGFSQIGIEEGLFQPIDRSKVPNLAGLYEMAQAPQGEYGPAYTIGRVGIVYDSAKVNPPITKWADLWREDLKSAVSLPGITTTAGPMVVMIAGEKAGTDPFENADPAFAEIEAIKPNVVKNYNTGSEMINLFSTGEINVSLAQDFALGQLKAAVPTVEWANLEDGAIATLNTVNIPKGSKNVELAHEFINFILSPEVQQATAENGVDAPVVTSVTLTPEKAKQWTYGKEMIDGLKRVDYSKLNAAKSDWIDRWNEIFGM, from the coding sequence ATGACGAACGCCCACTATCGCAGCCTGGCCGGCGCGGCCTGCGTCGCCGCCATGCTGGCGGCCGCGCCCGCGGTTGCGCAGGACAAGACCCTCACCATCTCCTGGTGGGGCTTCAACGGCGAGAAGCTCAACCAGTTTATCGTCCAGCCCTTCCAGGAGAAGTGCGGCTGCACGCTGGTGTTCGAGACCGGGAACAATGCCGACCGCCTCAACAAGATCAAGATCCGCGGCGGCGAAGGCGTCGACGTCGCCTATTTCACCGACGGCTTCTCGCAGATCGGCATCGAGGAAGGGCTGTTCCAGCCGATCGACCGCTCCAAGGTGCCGAACCTCGCCGGTCTCTACGAGATGGCGCAGGCGCCGCAGGGCGAATATGGTCCCGCCTACACGATCGGCCGCGTCGGAATCGTCTACGATTCCGCAAAGGTGAACCCGCCGATCACCAAATGGGCCGACCTCTGGCGCGAGGATCTGAAGAGCGCCGTGTCGCTGCCCGGCATCACCACGACCGCCGGCCCGATGGTCGTCATGATCGCCGGCGAGAAGGCCGGGACCGACCCCTTCGAGAATGCCGATCCGGCCTTCGCCGAGATCGAGGCGATCAAGCCGAACGTGGTCAAGAACTACAACACCGGTTCGGAGATGATCAATCTGTTCTCCACCGGCGAGATCAATGTCTCCCTGGCGCAGGACTTCGCGCTCGGCCAGCTCAAGGCGGCGGTGCCGACCGTAGAGTGGGCGAACCTCGAGGACGGAGCGATCGCCACGCTGAACACCGTCAACATCCCCAAGGGATCGAAGAACGTCGAACTCGCGCACGAGTTCATCAACTTCATCCTCAGCCCCGAGGTGCAGCAGGCGACCGCCGAGAACGGCGTCGATGCGCCGGTGGTGACCTCCGTCACGCTGACGCCGGAAAAGGCCAAGCAGTGGACCTACGGCAAGGAGATGATCGACGGGCTCAAGCGCGTCGACTATTCCAAGCTCAATGCCGCCAAGTCCGACTGGATCGACCGCTGGAACGAAATCTTCGGCATGTGA